CCTTCGGTGTTACAGAAACGGCGAGACAGGGCGCTACCGGAGCCGTAGCCGCACAAGTTAGAGGTCAGGGGCAAAGTGGTCGAACCGAGCCTTGAAGATGCCCTGGGGTAGCCGCTCCCCCAGTGACGTCCGCACAGCCCGGTGCACAGCCTAGGGAGCGGACGAGAAGGCCGCTAGCTAACTTATTGCGAACCAGCGCCTTGCAAACCCGGTATAGGCCGAATAGTACCCGAGCCGCCGGGGCCTCAGGAGAACCCTCCGCTGCAAGCGGAAATGGTAGTCTCCATCTGAATCGGTGGCAGGGCGGCGAGATTCTTCGTTGCGCCGTGACCAACCGTGCGCCGGTTTTTTGCTAACCCGTTGTTCCCAGTTTTCAGAAGTAGGGCAAGGCCCTACGGCCTTCCTTGCCTGGCCCCAGACAGGCCGCCCTGACCACGGTGAGTCACCTGCCCAGGGGCCGTTCAGGAGGTGGTATCTGTCCGGGCCGTTTGCCAGGCTACCAACCCGGGGCGTTTTCGCGGGTCATTGCCGACAACGGGCGGCCTGATGTCCGGAAGGGCAACTAGGGCGGTTCGGAGAGCAGGTTTTCTGGCGTTGTGCTGTGTGGTTGACCGTACATTTGTCAGGTTTGTTGGCGGTCTCTATATCCGAGTCTTTGCCGAACCACTCCGCGTTGGATCAGGCCCTAGCTACTATGAGGCGATATGCAGCAGGACCAAGACTTCGAGGATGTGATGGCTTAGGCAGAAGACCGCTGGAGAATCCAGTGTGGTCCTGAATATCCCTGGTCGGGCTGGCTGACTTACAGACCTTGTCAGCGGGTCAGCTTGACCACTCTGGCCCGGTCATAACCGGACATTTCGACAAAGTACACGCCCGGCGCAAGTTTCATCCCAAAACGGCCGGTGTTGCTTGTCTCGACCAGCCGGCCGGCTGCATCGCGGATTAGAACGAGTCCTTCCGGTCTGACCGTTGTTCCTCCGGTAAACGGGTTCGGACACACGCGCAGCCGCGGCTTGGGCGTTTCGCTTCCGGGTGCGACAATACCGCCAGCCAAGCACCAGAATGCACCGATGTCAGCCCGCGTGCTGTCCGGGTCTTTGGGCAGCGACGGGTCACCAGCGTCAATGCAGGGTGAACCGGGCAGGATGTGGAAATCGCGGCCGGCTGAATCCACGAACAGCGGATCGGCTGATATTGCGCCGGGGCCGGCCGAGGCGGTGCCGCCGTAGTCGGTTGTATTGTTCCAGACGTCGTTGTAAGGACAAACCACAGCCGTGCCCATCGCATAGACGCCATAACCGTGGTTCGAAGTCATGATGTTGTTGCGGATGTCCGGCTCAGCCCGGTTCGAGAATACGCCGCCGCCGTTGAGGTCAACCCTGTTGCCGTAAATGGTGTTGTGATGTATCACCGGCCGAGTCACAAGTCCTTGGTAGTTGGTCACGAGGATTCCACCACCAGCAGTAGCAAGCTGGTAAATTGGTTCATCCCGGCCAACCAGCCGGCCGGCAACGAACGCCGGCTTGCTTGAGCGGAGCGGTACCTGTGCCAGGCTGCCATTGTTGTAGATGACGTTTCGCCGCACCAGGGGCGACGAACCGTCGAAAATGTAGATGCCGCCACCCCAGGCAGGAGTCGTATTCCGGCGAATGATGTTGTACTCGATTATTGGTGCGGCCTCGTTCGTCACCATGATGCCGGCACCGTCTGCCTCGGTCTGGTTGTCTTCGATGATGTTGTACCGGATTGTCGGCGAGCCGCCACGGCAGAATATTCCGCTGCCGTTGGTGTCGTACCCGTTCCGCAGGGTCAGGCCGATGATGTTGGTGGTTGTATTCTCGGTCGAGCAGCATTTTACCACCGTGCCGACACGGTTGGCGTCAATGGCCGTGGCCCTGATTGCCGAAGTGTCGCCGGTCAGGATGAACTGGCTGCCAAGTGTTATGCGCTTACCCAGTAGGTTCACTGTCTCGGTGTAGGTACCGGGCGCCAAGAGTACCGTGTCGCCGTCCGCGGCCTGCATGATGCCGGCCTGGACCGTGCTCACGCTGTCCGGCACGTAGATGATGCGCGCCGCGGCAAGGCTCGCCGCGGCCACAAGGAGAATCACGGTCTTCTGCATTGCTTCCTCCTTTTCTGTTTCTCCTCCAACTTCATCCCGCCGACCGGTGAGTTGTTGTCAGGCACGTCCTAGTCGGCTCTCAATGAGTTCCAACATAGTCGCAGAACCCGACAAGTGCATTCGCAACTTTGGGGCTCGATTTGCGCACTGCCGGTTCGGCCAGCCGCATTGCAGCAACCACCTGGCTTGAGGTAAGCTTGTTCGCCGCGGCAACGTTGTGTTCTTCGAGTGCAATCGCAAACGCGGCCGCAGCGCCGCCGTAGTCCTGTTTGTCCGCAACTAGTCTAACCGCATCAACCATATGGTCGGCACTTTTTACCCCAGCCGAAACGAGCGCGGACTTGATCGCAGCATAGGCGGCTTCTTCACCAACCGCCTTGAGCGTGTTCTGGACGTACTTGTTTGAGCAGCCAGTCGTAACCAGCGCGCCAATCGCGCTAGCGATCCCGAGCACAAGGAGTGTCTTTCTCATACTCTTTCCTCCGTCAAGGTTATGTTCTACTCCGGTTTGGCCCGGCTGTCAAACCCGGTCAGCCTGTCCTTGACCGGACGCGGTCAACTGGTAACGTAGAATCAATGTCGGATTTCTGGCGCACACAAGTCCGGCCACGGCTGCGCGGCGGAGTTGTGTTCATCATCGGCTACATTCTGTCGCCGTTGTCGTGGTGGAACGACGCTTTTGTGAACCTGCCGCTCGCTTACGGGTTTGCCAGCCTGTTGAGTCTTGTTTCGCGGCGGCTGTTTCTGCCGGCGATGGTTATCGGATACTGGGCCACAAACGTTATCGGTCTTGTGCTCTTGTCGCGCGGTGCCGAGGGTCTGGTAAAGGCCGGCAGGGCCGAAGCCCGACGCCGTGAACTGGTGAAAACGATTCTGTTCTCCGTACTCTACACCGTTGCGGTTGTGGTCCTCATCCGGCTCCGGGTTCTCAAACCGGCATTTCATTGGCGCTGAACCCGGGTCCCTGCGGCCGGACACGCTTGCGAGCTTCTCGAACCAAGCTGGCTTGACCACGCTCACCCCCAACATATACTCAGCCCATGACGGGAGTGCGGCTTGAGCCGGCGCAGACCCTTCTGGCCAATCTGAGCACTGCCGAGCTTCGTCAGCTCGCGGCCCGCACCCGGGTCCAGATTTCCCGGGCGGGTTCCCGGTCAGCGCTCGTTCGTCGCCTGACCGAACAACTCGACGTCGACCGGATTGCCGACGTATTGCGCCGGCTGTTTCCCAAGACCGGCCGTACGCCGGCCGACAGCCTGCGTCTGGACCGCGTTGCCCGGCTCTGCGGTGAGGCTACGGTCCAGGTATATTCCCGTTCCCGGCCGGCAATGGGTATGGTGCTGCTCGAGCTGCGACCGTCGTGTCTCACCCTGCGGACAAACAGCGTACCGCTGTTCTTGGAGAACCGCTGGCCGGTCATTGTGCGCGATGTCGGCGAGGTTCCCCGCACACGGCTGTACGCCGGGTTCATCCGGCCGCGGCGTCTTCATCCCGCGGCCCAGGCCGCACCACCTGCGACCCGGCCCTATATCATTGATGAGGGGACCTACGGTCTGCGCGCCGGAAGGCTCCGTTTCGAGCTCAAGTACTCCGGCCCGATTTCCTTCCGGGTTGCGCTGCTGCGTCGGCACCAGCCGACCAACCGACCTTCTTACCTGCTGACGCCGATTGCGTAGCCGCACGGACAGGTGACTGGTGACGGACCCCGGATGATCCTGCTGACCCGGCATATCCGACGGTGATCGTATCCCTGCTCGTGCTGGCGCTGGCCCCAATCGCCGCGCTGTTTCTTTTCTTCTACGCGCGCGACCGACACCGGGAGCCCTTGTTTCCGCTCGCCGCCACGTTCCTTTTGGGCGCGGGCTCGCTTCTTCCCTCGGCCGCGACTTCGCTTGCCCTGGAGCGCCTGACCGGGCTGTCTTCGAAGTCGAACAACCTGCTCCAGCTTTTCCTTGCCGCCCTGTTTGTCGTCGGCCTAGTCGAGGAGGGTGCGAAGTTCGCAGTCGTGCGACTCTATGCCTGGAACCGCCGGGAATTCGACGAGCCGTACGACGGCATCATGTACTCGGTTGCGGCCGCACTCGGTTTTGCCTCGGTCGAGAATGTGCTCTACGTATTCAATGCCGGCCAGGGTGCGGCCGTGCTGCGCGCGCTGTTGGCCGTACCAAGCCATGCTTTCTGCGGTGTGCTTGCCGGCTATTTCTTGGGCGAGGCAAAGTTCGCAGCCGGTCGGTGGCAGACAATCGGCCTCCAGGTGTTGGGGCTTGCGCTCGCAGTTCTTGCCCACGCGGTCTATGACTTCATGGTGTTTGCGCTCCACTTGCGGCCGTTATTGCTGCTTATGCTGCCGGTGTTTGCCGCGCTTTCCTGGGTAATATTCTTTCGCGCGACCCGCGGTCAGGCTGCAAAATCCGCGCACACCAGGCCGGTGCTCGCGGCGCTTACACGTCTCGGTGTCCCGCCCCGGTCCAGCCCGCCAGAATCCAAGGCACAGCCTTCAGAAGACAAGGATTCAGCCCAGGACGGCGGTTAGCCGACCGCTATCCCCGCCGCAACCCGAAAGCCGATATAGAACCACGGAGACACAGAGGAGGAAGAGAGAAAAAACGGAACGATGTCGCGCACCCGATAGGTGGTGCTTCAAATCTCCCTTCTCCTTGACTCCGTGTTCCCTGTGTCTCTGTGGTTTGTTCTACTTCGGTTCTGGGACCGCGACCAGTCCGCGGCAAAGTCTGCTATCGCCTGGTCGGACAGATGGTGATTGCCCAAAGCCAAGAATACTTCTAAAGGCATGGTCAGGTGGTCGGCACCGGCCAGGGTCGCCACGACCGCTTCTTCGGTTGACTTTATGCTGGCCGCAAGAATCTGCGTGTCGGCCTGGCAGCTTTCGATAACTGCCGCCATTTCGGCCACCAGTTCAGCTCCGTTGCCAAGCAGCCGTGAAGCCCGGTTGAAGTATGGAATCACGTACCGCGCACCCGCGGCGCAGGCCGCAAGTGTCTGCGCACCGGAATAGACCGCAGTCAGCGCACACGGTATCCCCGGCCCGAGTCGGGCAATAAGACCAATGTTCTCGGTCGTGGCCGGAATCTTGAGCACGACTTTGTCCGGGCAGATGGCGTGAAAGGTACGCGCTTCTGCTTCCCGTTCGGCGACTGTCTCGCCTGTTACCTGGTAACAGACCGGCCCGCGGACAATTTCGCATATCTGCGCAATCACGTCTTCGGGCCTTGCCTTGACTCTGGCCATGATGCTCGGGTTGGTCGTAACTCCGGCCAGAAACCCAAGCCCGGCTGCGGTCTTTACTTCTTCAATGTCAGCGCTGTCTAACCACAGTCCCATTTTTCACGCTCCCTTCTCAGCCAGGAAACTTTCAACCGCCTGCAGCGTCGGCATTGACGGCTCGGCACCGAGCACGGTGCAGGCCAGGGCACCGCAGGCATTTGCAAACCGCACCGCCTGGTCAATGCTTCGGCCTTGGGCAAGCATTACCGCGAGCCCGGCGCGAAACGCATCGCCAGCTCCGGTCGTATCAACAACGTCAACCCGAAAACCGGCAAACGTGCTTATTCCCTGCTGGTCAGCCAGTAGTGCGCCCTTTTCACCCAGCGAGACCACCAGTGCCTTGCGGCCCGGTAACAGTGTCCTGACCCACTGCGTCGGTTTGCCGTCACCAGCAATCATCGTCGCCTCGATTTCGTTCGGAACAAGGTAATCGGCCTGAAAGTAGTCATCTCCGGTCTGTGCGGCATGCGCCGGTGCCGGGTCAAGCAGAATCGGAACACCGCTACTGCGGGCAATTTCTGCGGCCCGCCGCGACGCCGCCGGGTTGACTTCGTACTGGAGCATGAGCATATCGGCCGGTTCGATTTCGCTGGCGGCCGCATCAACGTCCTCAGGTGCCAGGTGCACATTCGCACGCGGTGCAGCAATAATCGAGTTTTGGCCGGACGGAAATACTACCGGCGCGGCAACGCCGGTACCAACCGCTCGATCCTGTTTTACGTACTTCGTTGCCATTCCTTCTTCGCGCAGCTTCGCAAGAAACATGTCGCCGAATACGTCCTGGCCGACCCGACCAACGATTGTCACCTCGGCACCGAGTCTTCGGCAGGCCACTGCCTGATTGAAGCCTTTGCCGCCAAGGAACATGCCGAAACTATCAGCCGGCATCGTCTCGCCTTCTTGGGGCCGGCGTGCGACCCGGAACACAAGGTCCATTACCATACTGCCGACAACGGCAATTTTCGGCCTTGCGCCCTTCACTCCCTGTGCCCCTTTCCCCTCAATCCGTTCCCTTCCACAGCTCTTTGAGTCGGCGCCTGATTTCGTTTCCCAGGGGGACAACGATGTCCGGCTCTTCGACCGTTTCCTCCAGGCCGTAGCGCACTGTCCGATGCTCGAACAGCCTTGTCACCTCGGCCGGCAGGAACCTGGTAAGCTGCGCGTACAGGTGACGGTCACCGAGCCGAAACCGGGCATGATAGTAGCGCAGCGGAAAGAATACATACAGCCACTCCCGGGCCCGGGTAATTGCGACGTAGAACAACCTGCGTTCCTCTTCGATTGAGTCTTCGTCCTCGGTTGCCATGTCCGATGGAATCATTCCGTCGGCAGCGTGGATGATATACACCACCTTCCATTCGCAGCCCTTGGCTGAATGCATCGTGGAAAGCACTAGGAAATCCTCGTCCTTGTACGGCGGCCCGGCCAGGTCCGCGGTCGAGTCCGGCGGGTCAAGCGCCAGGTCGGTGATAAAGCTCCGGCGGCTGCGGTACCGCTGGGCGATCTGCTCCAGTTGCTCAAGGTCCCGGGCCCGCGGTACTGGATTGTCATATAGCCGCTCCAGAAGCGGTTCGTAGTATCGGCGCAGTATCTCAACCTGAACCGCAACCGGCATCTTGCCGCCGGCCGCGACCGCTCGCAGCGCGGCGAGCATCTCGGCGAACCTTTCCTGCGCTGCGACCGGAACCGGGAAGCCATCAAGGCTTGAAATGTTGTATTGGTTCTGCTCAAGGTGGGCAAAAACTCCGCGCGCCGTCTTTGGTCCGACGCCGTCGAGCATCTCCAAGGCCCGAAACCAGCTCATTTCGTCCCGCGGGTTCTCAACAATCCGCAACAGTGCAAGCAAGTCCTTGACGTGCGCCGATTCGACAAAGCGCAGCCCGCCGTACTTGTGGAACGGAATGTTGCGCCGAGCGAGCTCGACTTCAAGCATGTCGGAATGGTGCCCGGCCCGGAAAAGGACCGCCTGCTCGCGCAGGGAAATGCCTTCCTCAAGGTGCTTCAGCACGTCGTCGGCCACCATCTGGGTCTGCTCGGCCTCGTCCTGGCAGGTGACAAGTATCGGCCGATGCGAACTGGCTTGCTCCGACCACAGATTCTTAGTATAGCGAAACCGCGCCGACTCCATCACCGCATTGGCTACGTCGAGAATCGGCTGAACCGAACGGTAGTTCTCCTCCAGGGTCACAATCGTTGTGTTCGGAAATCGCTCCGGGAACGTAAGGATATTCCTGACCGTTGCGCCCCGGAATGCGTAGATTGACTGGGCATCGTCGCCGACCACGGTGATGTTCCTGTTGTCGCGACGCAGACATTCAAGAATCTCGGCCTGGATGATGTTTGTGTCCTGATACTCGTCCACGAGTACATGGTCAAACAGTCCGGCCACCTGCCGCCGTGCCGGCTCGCAGTCAAGCAGCGCTTTCCAGTAAAGCAGCAGGTCGTCGTAGTCAAGTATTTCCCGTTCCTGCTTTCGGACAGTGTATCGGGTAAAGACCTCGGCCAGGCCTTTCTCGGCCTCGACGCACCAGGGGTATTCTTTCTCCAATACCCGGGACAGCGGTTCCTGTGCGTTCACCATCCGCGAGTATATGTCCCGGATTGTCGCCTTGCGCGGAAAGCGCTTCTCCTTCGAGGTGTAACCGAGCTCGGTCCGTATCACACCAAGAAGGTCTGCGGCGTCACCTTCGTCTACGACCGTGAACGACGGTGAAAGTCCGACTGCACGGCCGAAGCTGCGCAGCAGCCGGTTCGCGACCGCATGAAACGTGCCGCCCCACACTTTCCGGGTTGACTGGCGGCACAGCGCATGCGCCCGGGAAAGCATTTCCTGTGCGGCCCGGCGCGTGAAGGTGAGCAGCAGGATTCGCTCTGCCGGCACGCCCTGGCGGATTAGCCATGCCACCCGGTAAGCCAGGGTCCGGGTCTTGCCCGTGCCCGCACCGGCAATGATAAGCAGCGGGCCATCACCATGGGTCACGGCCTTGAGCTGCTGACGATTCAGCGCCTTTGTCCACCCCTCCGGCACCTCGACCTCCTGTGCTCGCACCGGCGCTGTCATCCGTCGTTGCTGGCCGCTACGCGGTTGGTGCGAACGGACATTGATGTCTTGCCACCCGTGCTCATCTGGAGTCAGTCCGGCCGAATTACCAGAGCCCGGCGCCGCTCGGGCTCAGCCATGTCCTCACGCCAGTAGAAGTAGTCCATATCCTCACCTACGTCCTCGTTCGCCAGCACACACGGATTGCCATAGACATCAATTGCGTGGACGACAAGCGGCCCCAGAAACCCGCCACGCAGGTCACCGATGTCGCGCAGCGCCTCCTGGCACGCCTCCTGAACCGACATTCCGGTCTTCATGTACAGGACAACCGAACGCGCGGTTCCGGCCCTTATCGCCATCTCGCCAACGTGTGTGCATCCGCACGCGCCGAACCGCGAGTCCGCATAGATTCCGGCGCCAATGATTGGAGAATCGCCGAGCCGGCCCGGATACCGGTTTGCCCAGCCCGAAGTACTCGCGCCCGCGGCAATACTGCCCCGCACGTCACGGGCCAGCAACACAACCGTGCCCTTGTTACGCAGGGTCCGGCCTGCAGTCCATGCGTACTCGGCCAGGGAGGCCTGGTCAATCGCTGCTCTGACTTCGACCGGAACATACTTCTCCATCCACGCCTCGTACGCGCTTCTTGCCTTTGCGGTCAACAGCTCGGCCGGCTCGGCCCTGACCTCGCGGGCAAATCGCGCCGCACCGTCGCCAACAAGCATTACGTGGGGCAGTTTCTCCATCACCCTGCGCGCCACCGTTATCGCGTGCAGAAACCCGGACAGTGCGCCGACCGCGCCCGCGCCAAGCGTATCACCGTCCATTATCGCCGCATCGCTCTGCATCCGGCCAAGAATGTCTGGTGTCCCGCCCCGGCCAACTGAACGCACGCTTTCGTCTTCCTCAGCCGCCCTTATGCCGGCCTCAACCGCGTCGAGCGCCGGACCGCCCTTTTCAAGCACGGCCCGGGCCAGGCCAACTCCAGGGCGGCCCTCATAGTTGGTCAGCAGCATCATCACAGCTAGCCCCTTCCTGACAAACCGGCGCTATCGGCCGCTACTCGTCCAATCGCTCCATTCTCACCCAGGGCTCAATCCAGCCCCGGGAACCGATCCCGCCCGGCTCGATGTAGCTCTGGCCCTCCTCATCGGTAACACGGAGAACCAGCCGCGTTGCGCCTGCCAGATGTCTAAGTTTCACCGTGACCTCCGGCCCGCGCACCGACTCTACCTCACAGGAAACCGGGGACAATGCGTTCACCACATACTCTTCAACGTTGATCCCGGCAGCCCGAAGCCATGACGGCGAAATCATTGACCGGAGTGTCGCCTGATCATCCCTCATCATCGCGCTGACAAACCGTCGTACCGTCTTCTCCGACTTACTCGGCCCGGCTCCGCATCCGGTCGCAATCGCCAGCGCGAGCACGATTCCGGTTATCACGGCAGCGCGACTTGTCCGCTTCGCGACCTTCATGGTCTTCTGACCCACTACTCTCTGTATCATCTCAGTCGCCCTGTTCCGGCCCCTCCTCGGTCTTCTGCCAGGGATGAATCAACTCATCGTCATAAGAACCGGGCACGATATAGTAATCGTCGTCTTCGTTCACGACCCGAAACCACAGGAAGCGCGTTGCGCCAGACCCGAAAACGAGCCGGACCTTGATGTCTTTACCATCCGGCCCGATGATTTCGTACTCCTCGGGCGTATAAGCA
This genomic interval from candidate division WOR-3 bacterium contains the following:
- a CDS encoding right-handed parallel beta-helix repeat-containing protein is translated as MQKTVILLVAAASLAAARIIYVPDSVSTVQAGIMQAADGDTVLLAPGTYTETVNLLGKRITLGSQFILTGDTSAIRATAIDANRVGTVVKCCSTENTTTNIIGLTLRNGYDTNGSGIFCRGGSPTIRYNIIEDNQTEADGAGIMVTNEAAPIIEYNIIRRNTTPAWGGGIYIFDGSSPLVRRNVIYNNGSLAQVPLRSSKPAFVAGRLVGRDEPIYQLATAGGGILVTNYQGLVTRPVIHHNTIYGNRVDLNGGGVFSNRAEPDIRNNIMTSNHGYGVYAMGTAVVCPYNDVWNNTTDYGGTASAGPGAISADPLFVDSAGRDFHILPGSPCIDAGDPSLPKDPDSTRADIGAFWCLAGGIVAPGSETPKPRLRVCPNPFTGGTTVRPEGLVLIRDAAGRLVETSNTGRFGMKLAPGVYFVEMSGYDRARVVKLTR
- a CDS encoding isoaspartyl peptidase/L-asparaginase, whose amino-acid sequence is MMLLTNYEGRPGVGLARAVLEKGGPALDAVEAGIRAAEEDESVRSVGRGGTPDILGRMQSDAAIMDGDTLGAGAVGALSGFLHAITVARRVMEKLPHVMLVGDGAARFAREVRAEPAELLTAKARSAYEAWMEKYVPVEVRAAIDQASLAEYAWTAGRTLRNKGTVVLLARDVRGSIAAGASTSGWANRYPGRLGDSPIIGAGIYADSRFGACGCTHVGEMAIRAGTARSVVLYMKTGMSVQEACQEALRDIGDLRGGFLGPLVVHAIDVYGNPCVLANEDVGEDMDYFYWREDMAEPERRRALVIRPD
- a CDS encoding ribokinase: MKGARPKIAVVGSMVMDLVFRVARRPQEGETMPADSFGMFLGGKGFNQAVACRRLGAEVTIVGRVGQDVFGDMFLAKLREEGMATKYVKQDRAVGTGVAAPVVFPSGQNSIIAAPRANVHLAPEDVDAAASEIEPADMLMLQYEVNPAASRRAAEIARSSGVPILLDPAPAHAAQTGDDYFQADYLVPNEIEATMIAGDGKPTQWVRTLLPGRKALVVSLGEKGALLADQQGISTFAGFRVDVVDTTGAGDAFRAGLAVMLAQGRSIDQAVRFANACGALACTVLGAEPSMPTLQAVESFLAEKGA
- a CDS encoding transaldolase family protein yields the protein MGLWLDSADIEEVKTAAGLGFLAGVTTNPSIMARVKARPEDVIAQICEIVRGPVCYQVTGETVAEREAEARTFHAICPDKVVLKIPATTENIGLIARLGPGIPCALTAVYSGAQTLAACAAGARYVIPYFNRASRLLGNGAELVAEMAAVIESCQADTQILAASIKSTEEAVVATLAGADHLTMPLEVFLALGNHHLSDQAIADFAADWSRSQNRSRTNHRDTGNTESRRREI
- a CDS encoding ATP-dependent helicase — its product is MPEGWTKALNRQQLKAVTHGDGPLLIIAGAGTGKTRTLAYRVAWLIRQGVPAERILLLTFTRRAAQEMLSRAHALCRQSTRKVWGGTFHAVANRLLRSFGRAVGLSPSFTVVDEGDAADLLGVIRTELGYTSKEKRFPRKATIRDIYSRMVNAQEPLSRVLEKEYPWCVEAEKGLAEVFTRYTVRKQEREILDYDDLLLYWKALLDCEPARRQVAGLFDHVLVDEYQDTNIIQAEILECLRRDNRNITVVGDDAQSIYAFRGATVRNILTFPERFPNTTIVTLEENYRSVQPILDVANAVMESARFRYTKNLWSEQASSHRPILVTCQDEAEQTQMVADDVLKHLEEGISLREQAVLFRAGHHSDMLEVELARRNIPFHKYGGLRFVESAHVKDLLALLRIVENPRDEMSWFRALEMLDGVGPKTARGVFAHLEQNQYNISSLDGFPVPVAAQERFAEMLAALRAVAAGGKMPVAVQVEILRRYYEPLLERLYDNPVPRARDLEQLEQIAQRYRSRRSFITDLALDPPDSTADLAGPPYKDEDFLVLSTMHSAKGCEWKVVYIIHAADGMIPSDMATEDEDSIEEERRLFYVAITRAREWLYVFFPLRYYHARFRLGDRHLYAQLTRFLPAEVTRLFEHRTVRYGLEETVEEPDIVVPLGNEIRRRLKELWKGTD
- a CDS encoding PrsW family glutamic-type intramembrane protease, which produces MIVSLLVLALAPIAALFLFFYARDRHREPLFPLAATFLLGAGSLLPSAATSLALERLTGLSSKSNNLLQLFLAALFVVGLVEEGAKFAVVRLYAWNRREFDEPYDGIMYSVAAALGFASVENVLYVFNAGQGAAVLRALLAVPSHAFCGVLAGYFLGEAKFAAGRWQTIGLQVLGLALAVLAHAVYDFMVFALHLRPLLLLMLPVFAALSWVIFFRATRGQAAKSAHTRPVLAALTRLGVPPRSSPPESKAQPSEDKDSAQDGG